GATGCAGCCGTCTCCGAGCAGGTGCCCGAGCATGATCACCTCGGCTTCGGGCCAGGCCCTCTGCTGCACAGGCCCTCTGATCTGCCGCGGTGTGGCGATACGTGAGCCCGCGGCGAGTTCGCCGAGGGGAGTCCAGCCGTCGTACGTCAGGAACGGGTGGTTTGCCGTCGCCTCGATCTCCCGGCCCGAAGCGAGCCGCAAGCGGAAGACCTCCTTGACCCCGCTGGAGAAGACGTGCGTCATCGTCCGTGGGACGACCCGGAGTTGCTCGTCCAGCGACCAGACCGGGATGTCCTTCTCGCCGCGGGTGAGCAGCTCACCGATGGTGACCTCGCTGCCGGTGTCGGCTCGCAGAACGCGGGTCGACGCGGTGACGCATCCCGATTCACGGAGGTCAGAGACCATCGGCTTCTTGTCGGTGCGCTGTTCCGGGCCGCGGTTGAGCTGGGAGAGGGCGATCACCGGGACCTCCAGCTCCTTGGCCAGGAGCTTGAGGTTCCGGGACATCTCCGAGACCTCCTGCTGGCGGCTCTCCGGGCGGCGGGAGCCGCCCGTCTGCATCAGTTGGAGGTAGTCGATGACGATCATCTGCAGGTCGTTGCGCTGCTTCAGCCGACGGCACTTGGCGCGGATCTCCATCATCGACAGGTTCGGCGAGTCGTCGATGTAGAGCGGGGCGCCCGTCACCTCCGGCATCCGGCGGGCCAGGCGGGTCCAGTCGTCGTCGGTCATACTGCCGGAGCGCATGTGGTGGAGCGCCACGCGGGCCTCCGCGGAGAGCAGTCGCATCGCGATCTCGTTGCGGCCCATCTCCAGCGAGAAGATGACGCTCGGCAGATTGTTCTTGATCGAACAGGCGCGGGCGAAGTCCAGGGCGAGCGTGGACTTCCCCATGGCGGGGCGGGCGGCCACGACGATCATCTGGCCGGGGTGGAGGCCGTTGGTGAGGGAGTCGAGGTCGGTGAAGCCCGTGGGGACGCCGGACATCTGACCGCTGCGGGAGCCGATGGCCTCGATCTCGTCGAGGGCGCCCTCCATGATCTCGCCGAGGGGGAGGTAGTCCTCCGCGGTGCGCTGTTCGGTGACGGCGTAGATCTCGGCCTGGGCGGAGTTGACGATGTCGTCGACCTCGCCGTCGGCCGCGTATCCCATCTGCGTGATCCGCGTGCCGGCCTCGACCAGGCGGCGCAGGATGGCGCGCTGGTGGACGATCTCGGCGTAGTACTCCGCGTTGGCGGCCGTGGGGACGGACTGGACGAGGGTGTGGAGGTAGGAGGCGCCGCCCACGCGGGCGAGCTCGCCGCGCTTGGTGAGCTCGGCGGAGACGGTGATGGGGTCGGCGGGCTCGCCGCGGGCGTAGAGGTCGAGGATCGCGGTGTAGACCGTCTCGTGCGCCGGGCGGTAGAAGTCGTGGCCCTTGAGGACCTCGACGACGTCGGCGATGGCGTCCTTCGACAGCAGCATGCCGCCGAGGACGGACTGCTCGGCGTCCAGATCCTGCGGGGGTACGCGCTCGAAGGCGGCGGGGGCGCCGGGACCCCAGGGGTCATCCGGCGCGGGCTGGTCCGGCCGGCTGTGCCGGTCCTCGCGGCGCAGTGGACGGACGTCCCCGGGCATGGTGTCGACATAGTCCCCGTGCTCTGACACGGCTGCCCCCACCTCCTCCCACCCGCCTCGCGACGGACCTCTCAGGGCGCCCCTCTTTCTTACGGCACACCGCTGACAAATCGCCCGCGGCGTTCCGCTTCCGGCGCGTCGGCCGGGCCCCCGGACCGCGGGGCGGCGGCGCCGCTGCCGGCAGGGGGGAGGGTCAACGGTAGGTCCGCGGCGGGCTGTCGCCAATTGCGCTATCCACAGGGGGTGTGGAAAGCCGCGCTCAACCTGTGGATTACTTGGGGAAAGCTGTGTACGAGCCGGGGGACAGCGCTGTGGACAAGCACACTATCGCTCCGCGATCACCCGTTTGACCTGCTGATTCTTCGTCCACCCCCGGTGGAGGAGAAAAACTTTCCCCGCGGGGCCGAGGTCGCGGCGCACGCCGCGCGTGATCACCCCGTACACGTCATCTTGTAAGTACCCACATCCTGTTGCGTCTGTTACCTGTGGACTATTAGATTTGCTGCATGCACGACGTCCCCGCGACCACCGCCGCCGGCCAGGGCACGCCCGGCGAGCAGCGACGCCGTATCCGGCGGCGGCACGACCGCGAGATCGTCGCCCTCGCCGTCCCCGCCTTCGGCGCCCTCG
The Streptomyces sp. CNQ-509 DNA segment above includes these coding regions:
- a CDS encoding replicative DNA helicase, producing the protein MPGDVRPLRREDRHSRPDQPAPDDPWGPGAPAAFERVPPQDLDAEQSVLGGMLLSKDAIADVVEVLKGHDFYRPAHETVYTAILDLYARGEPADPITVSAELTKRGELARVGGASYLHTLVQSVPTAANAEYYAEIVHQRAILRRLVEAGTRITQMGYAADGEVDDIVNSAQAEIYAVTEQRTAEDYLPLGEIMEGALDEIEAIGSRSGQMSGVPTGFTDLDSLTNGLHPGQMIVVAARPAMGKSTLALDFARACSIKNNLPSVIFSLEMGRNEIAMRLLSAEARVALHHMRSGSMTDDDWTRLARRMPEVTGAPLYIDDSPNLSMMEIRAKCRRLKQRNDLQMIVIDYLQLMQTGGSRRPESRQQEVSEMSRNLKLLAKELEVPVIALSQLNRGPEQRTDKKPMVSDLRESGCVTASTRVLRADTGSEVTIGELLTRGEKDIPVWSLDEQLRVVPRTMTHVFSSGVKEVFRLRLASGREIEATANHPFLTYDGWTPLGELAAGSRIATPRQIRGPVQQRAWPEAEVIMLGHLLGDGCIAPRQPVHYTSKDEANLAAVEEAAAHFGITPRRTAQGTWSHVRLPAPFRLARGRLNPIAAWLDGMGLYGKRAHEKFLPREVFALPDEQVRLFLRHLWATDGSVTVSGSGAVRVSYATTSERLARDLQQLLLRLDIRARLRAVGNTTGRPGWTVDVSGVDDQRRFLQNVGVHGDRSRHVVSAVERLRHVQANPNVDTVPRDVWEQVREQMREQSLTTRAFQAAPGTKSWGSALYKRSPGRVRLGHIAEILQSADLEMLATSDVFWDEVVSIEALGEQEVYDATVLGTHNFIANGISVHNSIEQDADMVILLHREDAYEKESPRAGEADLIVAKHRNGPTATITVAFQGHYSRFVDMAQT